The genomic interval ATTCACCGCTGGGCAAGCCCGACTTTCAGCCCGTGGTCAACGGCCACGACATTCACCTGGTACCCCTGGGTGGCGGTGACTACTGGGTGGGGGCGACGGTTGAGTTTCCGCCGGAAACCTCTTTGGACGAGGCGCTGGCCATGCAGCCTGAGGCCGAGCGACTGGAGCAGGTGCGGTTGGGCGCGATCGCCCACTGTCCGGCCCTGGCCACAGGCACGGTCACCGATCGCTGGGTTGGCCTGCGCCCCCGCCCCCAGGGCCAGGCCGCTCCGGTGATTCAGCCGCTGGCAGGGTACCGCAATATTTGGCTGGCTACCGGCCACTACCGCAACGGGGTTTTGCTAGCCCCGGCGACGGCGCTGGCGGTACGGGATTTACTGGTGTAGCCCACCGACCGCGATCGCCCCCCGAGCGCTTTGACGAGCACTTTGGGAGGGAGCGTTTTACACTAGCAGGGGTAATCTCCCTCCACCGACCGATGACCCTGGCCTCTTCCACCACCGACTGGGATGCCCTGGCCCAAGCCTTTGGCTCCATCGAAACCATCCGCGACCCCAACCAGCGCGAAAAGCTCTCCAAGGACTACTACTACTTCAGCCCCATTTTGCAGGGGCAACTGGGCGACCTGGTGGCCGACCTGGTCGTGCGCCCCACCAGCGAGGCCGAGGTGCTGAGGGTGGCTGAAATTTGCGTCGCCGCTCGGGTACCTGTGACCGTGCGGGGGGCGGGCACCGGCAACTACGGCCAGTGCATACCCCTGGAGGGTGGCGTGGTGCTCGATTTGAGCAAAATGAACGCGATCAAGCGGGTCGAGCCGGGGGTAGCCTGGGTGGAAGCGGGGGCCAAGCTCGCCGCCATTGACCGAGTGACGCGGGAGAGCGGCTGGGAGCTGCGCATGTATCCCTCCACCTACCGCACCGCCACCATCGGCGGCTTCATCGGCGGCGGCAGCGGCGGCATTGGCTCGATTACCTACGGACAGCTGCGCGATCGCGGCAACCTCAACGCCGTGCGCGTGGTCACCTTTGAAGACAATCCCCGCGTGATCGAGCTGCGGGGCGACGAGGTCCAGAAGGTGAACCACGCCTACGGTACCAACGGCATTATCACCGAGCTGGAGATTCCCCTCGGACCGGCCTACCCCTGGGCGGAGCTGATTGTGACCTTCGACGACTTCATGGCCGCTGCCCGCTTTGGTCAGGCCCTGGGCGACGCCGACGGGCTGATCAAAAAGCTGATCAGCATTCACGCCTGGCCCATCCCCAGCTACTTTGCGTCGCTAAAGCCCTACCTGAGCGAGGGCAAAGCGGCGGCGCTGCTGATGGTGGCTGAGCCGTCCCTGGAGCTGTTTGGCGAACTGGTGCGCCCGTTTGGCGGCACCATCACTTACAACAGGTCGGCCCAGGACGCTAGCAAAGGTGCGCCCCTGGCGGAGTTCACCTGGAACCACACCACCCTCCACGCCCGCAGTGTGGACCCGTCGCTCACCTATCTGCAATCCCTGTTTCCCTACGACCCCAAGCTGGAGCGGGTGCAGCATTTCCATGAGCACTTTGGCGACGAGGTGATCATGCACCTGGAGTA from Leptolyngbya sp. KIOST-1 carries:
- a CDS encoding FAD-binding oxidoreductase, which encodes MTLASSTTDWDALAQAFGSIETIRDPNQREKLSKDYYYFSPILQGQLGDLVADLVVRPTSEAEVLRVAEICVAARVPVTVRGAGTGNYGQCIPLEGGVVLDLSKMNAIKRVEPGVAWVEAGAKLAAIDRVTRESGWELRMYPSTYRTATIGGFIGGGSGGIGSITYGQLRDRGNLNAVRVVTFEDNPRVIELRGDEVQKVNHAYGTNGIITELEIPLGPAYPWAELIVTFDDFMAAARFGQALGDADGLIKKLISIHAWPIPSYFASLKPYLSEGKAAALLMVAEPSLELFGELVRPFGGTITYNRSAQDASKGAPLAEFTWNHTTLHARSVDPSLTYLQSLFPYDPKLERVQHFHEHFGDEVIMHLEYLRMGGNTIPAALQIVRYSTPERLAEIIRYHEANGALIANPHTYLLEDGGMKQVDTVQVAFKAEVDPYGLLNPGKMRGWLERQAALSA